The nucleotide window atACAtagattcgatagttcttagcaaccatcaatgcagagacggggaaggtagagagagtcttctcaatcaacatcacatctgtgatctctttaccacagaattccattaaggatttaatgcgaagtgcttccgagttatagtcaagaactgacttgaaatcacagaagcggaggctatgccatctcacttctaggtcaggaagcaaggagtcacggacgttgccaaatctttcttcgagtgagacccacagccttctggggtcttcttcattcatatactcgtactggagcgaatcatccatatgacgagtcattaggatgatggctttcgccttatttgcctctaaggctgctctatttgcttccaaagcttgagcttgctcaacagttatcacgtcctggctaggctcgagaatcatatccaagattcctacagccttgagatgctggcggataacacgaacccacctgtgatatccagagccagttgttcccaatggagcaaagtccaatttgttcaggttactcatcctgaaagagaacaagaaattagggttagtttcggagcgaaaagggctaccacgaaaaacttattaaatttctgagcgtagtcgcttccaagaaattagggatttttccgagcgtagtcgcttccaggaaaatccgattccaagaggggttttggattagatcgaaacaatgatgtaagtggtcgatcataaattctctacaaactctaagtttggagatctcaacaagctctaagcttggagtgagcacgaacccccacagttcggcttaatttggtctcccctataatgaggaaaggggggtagaagaagggaggttgcaagtccccgagaaaaagaagagaaattgaaataaaaactcaaaaacaagaacttttagtaaaccatacctcttaggattgtgGATCGCATTCGATCCTCATTGTAGGATTGCAAACAAGCTTCAGTtctaggcgaatcaaacttgttgaaattcggagcagatttgcttctaaacagctcccactccgattgATGTACAAGTTACAAAATGTCTCCAATAATGCTGAAATTTGGAAGTCAGAAAGACGAGACCTAGgcgaacaacttttatgaaggaagaattttgatctgaaaATCCGAAAAAGAagtttcggggcttgcaaactgactgatatgcacaggaacgagcatgctgaacagctcccaccttgaatactgtacaggtctcaaaacttctccaatagggctgaaattttgaggtcagatagaggagatatagatgaacaactttgatgaagaaagtattttgatcagaggtcccAAACAAGAATTTTCGGGGCGTGCAAGtaggctgatctgcacaagaACGAGCGAGCTGCTATGCTGCAGGAGCAGCAGGAGTGCCGCAATGCTGCATGGGCAGTAGGTGGCACAcgggtgcgcaagggctgcaggggcagcttacagcatggctagcaagggctaagAGCTTGCGGctgttttggtgagaagagttttggtttttagggctagggttagggctcgtgctgataacgtgttttaggaaatcagaaattgagagataatcgctgtgtattctcattgataataggggcctctttatatagaggattacaatgcatagaatctcaatcatacaaggaaagtaattctacattgattaggattctagatccttctaattaaatcctattaccactaggtcaagtaacctagagtttgggctaaacacaaattaggttttccttgaacatagGCTTATTTTTGAATAACTGAGCACTAATTGTTTGTTAATGAGATATTTCCATATCTGTCTTTCTATGATGAAAGAAAGGTATGTAACGTGCGGTTTTGACTTAAGCTTAATGAGAAAATCGTTGCTATAAGCCATACATAAAGAAGTTAATAATTTGATCAAAAGTTATGAAGCTAGGTGGTCTTTCTGTCATTGTTAGGAATtgctaaacatatatatattggcGTCTTTATGCCAAAACCCCAGTGAAATAGGGAGTTTTGGCTTGTTTGGCCATAAGATTTTGAAGTTTGCTTAGATATATATGATTCAATGGCCAAATTTCTGCCAAATAAGTCTTTGATTAATAACTCTCATACTACGGAAAACCTCCCATGGATTGATGACTCTTTAATACAATAATACGGTAGCAAtatatttgttttcctttttttcaaggatatttcttttaattttgtttggtttgagaACTTGAGTCCcgaaaaaactatatatattcttataGTAAGACACAAGAatgcttctattcatacatcTAAATTTGGTATTTAGACCTTCCTCTCTAAATTTTATCCTAAATGACCGGTTTTAACCTCTATTCTTTTTTTGCTCTATACACCTAGCCTTTTTCACCCAACAAGTTACCGTTACCTCCAACCTCCACATCAGAGAGAGACTCGTTTTGCTGCAAATCATGTATGTAGTTGAATCGAACCCACCATCAGCCTCATTTCCTCTTGAAGCCTGTGTGAATTGTCTTTTCACTTTGTCTATCTGCAATCTCTTTCAGAGAGAGATTACTTATGAATGCATTGAACAATATAATCTCTTTGCTAAGTAAAGAGAGAATCACATAACTAAACTCTCTGGCCCATAATCCCCCTCACATTACTTAGTGTTATAACCATCAAGAATTTCTACACTAAATCTACAATTCTCCATTAGTAAAGATgaaattaaatttcttttaataAGAAGAATAGTTATGCATTCAATGCATTCATAAGATTTAGAATCAAAAAATCCATTCACTTGTTCTGTTGTTAACCAACAATATTCAAAACAACCCAACGATGAATCATGGGAAGTGTACATACCCCCTTATAAACGTACACCCACGTACTCCCTAACTAGTCCGTCGTAAATTTCCCTCAATTTACAAATTTGCAGATATTACCTGGTTGGTAGAGAATGTGAGTCTGAGTTTGGTACTGTTGCAACAAACATTCCATATCAGTAATGTGATGAGGATTTCATTTCAGATACGTAAAACTGTACTTGATGTTGGAGTTAATGGCTTAATGCTGGATTTATTTAGAAAGGTGAAGAGGTGAGAAATATGTATTGGGTTTTGAAACCACGCGACTGCTAAAGTTACTGAAAAATTGGAAAGTAAAATTTGAATTGTAAATACCAAATGATTCATAGCTGGATATGCTTGCAAAAGAACTTAGCAGGTAAAGTAAATGGCTTACAAAAATGATTGTCTGGGCTGTTCTTCTGTGTACGTATGAGTCCTTTATAAGTGATATGGTGAGTTCATTTATAAATTTTCCAATTTGATGACTGTTATTTGAAAGAACTAGATATTTGTTTTTGATCCAAAACACTGGAATGCAAATTTATTTGTTGCTTTTTCacaatttatatttatatatgagtTTCTTGTTAACAATGTTTTCTCTACACTTCTGGTgttttttttctagatgataCTAATTTAATGGAGGCTTTATGGGTTTTCTAATGCCTTCTCTActgtattattttgtttttctttttctcctctgttttatctttttcttctgtGGCTTTGGATAGAGCGTTTAGGACTGAAGAACAGTTTTTCACATCATTGCAGTAGGAACTTGGATCCTTGTTGGTTTCCCTAAAAGATAATATGTTGGGAGGAATGGGGAATATAGGCTGCCTTCTGTACCTGGAATATAGGCTGCTGATCCAATGAAACATCAGTATGCAATAGTCCTATGAGATTTGATTACTTGTGACAATCAAGGTCATCTTACTAGTATTGTGATATGACGGGAAGACCTATATAGTGCAAATAGCTGACTTTATAGTCTGAAGGAGAGGTTTAAAATTACGTTTGGGGTGGATATATAATTATGCTCGAGTTTAAGTACTTGTTATGCTACCATAGAGAATATGTAATGGCAGAAGAAAACTACTGAGGCTTGATGAAGTGACATTAAACTTACTTGAGCTGAGTGAAGCCTTCAGCATATTCAGCTTCCATATTTTCTTAATGTACCAATGCACTATGTTATTTCTCCTTTATGACTCCCAAATTGAACTCACGGACCAGTACTCACTTAGATTCCATGTATGTATTATCTTTAATCAGAGTGTCTTCACAGTCTTGGTGGTTCCACAAGTCAGTCATTGCCTTCACAGAAAACTTATGCTGCATCACCAATTTGTAGTTCCAAAGACGATAGAATGTTTAGTTACTTTAGTTGTTTTTCAACGTTTCTGTTAAGTAATAGTAATTCTTGTGGAACAATGAACAGCGAGATGTGAAAAAGTGACCCAACTAAGAGAAGATGGGCAAATGATTAAAATCTAATGTGGGCAAATGATTTGAATCTAACCAATGTATTTTGATTTTATCACAGTTTTGAGTGACCCAGCTAAGAGAAGAGAATATCACAAGCAAGGGATGCTTTACGTCTATGACTATAACATAAATGTAAGATATTCATCTCCTTTTCTGCCATCAGATACTATTCTGTTTCTGCTTCAAATTCCTACTTtcgctttctttcctttttttaacTTTTGGTTTGTGTTCTGCAGGAGTATCTTAACCGCTACAAGGGGTCTTATATTGACATGCAATGGCCTTTGGGATAAGGCATTCAATTTGGTTATCAACAATATGCACAAACTTTTCAATTCTGGTACTATCATCATATCCTCCTGTATAAAATAGAGACCAAGGATATCACCATCACTTTTCAATGGCTCATGCCTCCCCTCATGTTAACTGTCTTGTAGAGTAGTGTTTGTATAATCTTCTTAATGCTTATCCATTATGAAATATTCAATGGCCATGCTTGGCATGAGGCACCTGCTTGCACATGGTAGATCGTTGATGTTATGCATAGTTGACGGCTATCATTTATGGTATTGATTTTTGATATAAATGGAGGGTTTTAGTTCTGTTAAGACACCTTCCGATGATGGTCAAAAACTTGTTGCTTTCTAGTATAAAAGAACATTACAAAGCACATGGTTAATGGTAAAGAGTGCATTTTCCATTTCTACACAAATTTCTTGCCAACAACATCAAGCTTAGCTTAACCTCCAAAACTGGCCTAAAATGAGCTTTCCTCCTGTAATGTCAGACGAATTAGGTCAAGATAGCATGAGAGACGATCAGATGGGGTTTCATGAATATCGTGTTTCTGTCTATAATTCTCTAGCATGTTAATATCCCTCCAATTCCACTCATGTGCCAGGGACCGAATTTCTGTGCCTTCATATCATAATGTATGACCCTTTCCCCTCTCACCAGAATGGAGTAAATCAAGGTCGCAAAGCCAATCAGCCGATCAGAACCGATCAGAACGCATTTTCATCCCATAGTTTTTCTCTTGAAGAATCTGTAATTTCATCTGTGAGTTTTGCAAGCCAACCATTGAAGTTTCTGTTGCATCTTAAATCCATATTGGGGTTAATCAAACTCTTCATTAACTAAATCATCGAGCAGTTCAAATGCAGGCAGCAGCTTTCTTTCTCTGCAAATTGATTCAACAAAAAGAGCCCAGGAATCAGGCAGTGGTTTGAAACCCAACTCCACCAATCCAAATAAAGCCATAGTTGCATCATCTGCCATTCCAGCCTCACAAAGGCTAACTAGCAACTCGTTTGAAGTTGCATAATGTGGTACAAACCCCCTACCCATCATCAATCTCAACAACTCTTTAGCTTTGTTTAGTTCGCCTTTCTGACACAAGGAATTCAACACAATCCTGTAGCTTCCCTTATTCAGATAGATACCCTCATAAGGAAGTTTGTCCAGCATCTCAAGCGCATCCTCAATTCTGCCTTCTCTACATAGTCCTCCAAGTATCACATTGAAAGTCACAGTATCAGCTTTGCACCGTCTTTCTTTCATCTCTTTGAGCAACTCTATTGCTTCATCAACTCTCCCAGTCCTACAGTAGCAATCAATTAAAGTAGTGTAGACAACTGTATCTGGTTTGATACCAAAGCTCTTCATTTCATCCAAAAGCTCCTTGGTCTCCTCCAATCTTTCCTCCTTACAGAATCCATTCATCAGAGCTGAGTAATTGAATACATTTGGGTTGCATCCTTTGCTCTTCATAAAATCCAATATCTTCCTTGCCCTATTAACTTTCCCACCACGGCAAAAACCATTAATCAAAATGTTGTACGTTAGCACATCAGGCAATATCTGATCCTTTGAGATCATTTCCTCAAACAGGTCCATTGCTTCTGTCAGTCTTCCACTTTGACATAAACCATCAATTAGAGTCGAGTAAGTAATCAAATTAGGATAGGAAAGCTTAGACTTTTTCATTTCCTTCACAACCTCGAAGGCAGATTCAAGATCCCCATTTGTGCAATGGTGCTTAACCAAGATGTTGACAATGCATGCATTCAGCTTCAAGTTAAGACTCTTCTTCAAATGCATGAGAAACTGTTGGGCCAAATCAACCTGATTCGCTTCAATCAGTAGATTTAAACAAGTACTAATGCATTTGAGAGATGGCTTTTCCCGAACTACTGGCTGGATAGCATAGAACATTTCAAGTACTCTTTCATGCATAGATGATTTTGAAAAATGCTTCATGAGATTAAGGAATATACCCTCATGATATTTGCAGGTATCATACTTCATTTGATAGAGAACTGCATCAACAGCCTTGAACTTCTTGTTCTGAGCAAGCTTATTGAGGATAGTTGCATAGGTGGCATTATTGTGGTTGAAACCCTTTTGCTCTGAAACCATGTTAAATATTTCCAAGGCATGCTGTGGATCTCTCTCACGTTTGATTAAGTTGATGGCAGCATCGTGAGATATATATTTGGTTCTCCTCCTAGCTTCTGTCCTTGTAATTGTGGTTTCGGGAGGGGGATCTGGTTTGTGAGCATTGAATTTTGATAACTGAAGAGGAGAGACCCATGAAACAGACGATGAGATTGTCGAAGGAGAGGAAGCAAACCAACGGCACCAACTAAAATGAACTCTCCTTAGATTCATGAAAACTGCAGCTGTTCTAAGGGCCCTGCAATCTGAAGAGCATGAGGATCTTAAATAGATGATCATGTGAGATTTTAAGAGTCTTACTGTAAAACAGGTGCTTAAAATTCAGGGCAGGAAGTGGTCCAAGTAACAATGACAGATGATAGAGACACAAAAGATGATATATATTGACAAAAGCGATATAAGCATAGAATTCATCTGAAAGGGAGTGTATAGTTGAGTAATTTAATTCTAAAAAAGAAATCGGAACTACACTGTGCAACGCATACACGAGAAATTTATTGAAGAGATGAATAATGGGAAAAGACTTCATCTTGGCTAATCTAATCTAGGATTTCTAGATAGAAACGCAAGTTGATTCAGTCATTTCTCAGAACTGATTGCAAACCTAAATgaatgtttatagtcttattCTCACGCTAAATACTAAGTTGTTCCATCTGAATCATCCACCAAATTGATAACAATGGGTAATTTTGTGTCATTCAtatgaaaaaaattgaatgcCAAAACAACAAGAGGCAATGACTAGTTATTGTTATCTTTAAACTGACTAGTTTAAAGATTTCATTCATAAAATTTCAGTATTGAATCAATCACAGAAGACAATAATTCAAAAGTAAAACAGAAGAttgagcaaaacaaaacaaaaatgagaaTTTGCATTAAGCCCCATAAGTAAGATATACTAAAAACATGCCAAAGCATCACATATGAGCAGATGCAATGGCACAACTGAATCACAAGGCCAAGTAAAACAACACATTGGGCATGCAAAAACCAGTCTATCAAATAACACAATTGAAAACAACAATCAGGGTAGCAACTACTTGGTCTGACACCCTGATTTTACATATAAAGACATATTCCTAAAACATACCCAGAAGGAGTTCAGTGGCTGAAGTGGGTCGTCGACGGTCGGAGTGGTCTGCAGTGGCTCGAGGAGGAAGTGGGGTGTTTGAGGAGGAGCGTCCGACAATGGCAATTCAGTATTTTCACCACCACCTTTGGGCCTTAACAGTTTTGTGTATTGACCCAGCCCAAATTTTGGCTTTGTGCCCGCATACCAACGGTCTGTTTATCTCGACAGCTTACTTCTCATTATTttggggttttgtttttgtctaGTTTATTACTCAATCAAGTTAGGGTTTGTTTGCGAAGTTATGGTCCTCGTATAATTTTTGGAAACTAATAGTATTatccttagagcaagttcactcaTTGAGGTCACTGGGTCAAtattattcactgctttttgcctttcatttccaccatcTAGATCACTGGGTCAGATATCGTTCACAAAATGTCACTCTAGGTCACTTTCTCGGTCAATTTAAtcttttgtgaacagtatctgacccAGTGACCTAgatggtggaaatgaaaggcaaaaagcagtgaatagtattgACCCAGTGACCTCAACggatgaacttgctcttagtatTTTCCTCTTGCCATAATAACTAGTCATTATGTTCTGCAACATAATAAAAAATGACAGTGAATATCAAGAACAAATTGGGAGAAAAGAGGCAAAAGAGTAGCAAATCTCAAATTGAGTAGGTTGAAGTTACGTGGTGCTGCCACAAGAAGATTCAAACTGCTATATCAATCCACATAAACCAAGATCATGTTGTAAACTCTAATGTAGAACTAAAACCAGTTAAAtggttcgaaaaaaaaaaaaaaaaaagatgaaagcAATACAATTCTCTACAAGAATCATGCTACCATACAGATTCaggtaagaagaagaaaaaaattgcattggatcataatattttttaaactgtaaattaacaaaaaaatttagCACTATCAAAAAATTTTCTTGGACAGTTGTTTCACCTCAATTGTTCCTTGTGCAGCATAAATTTCAATTTGAACTAAAATttcttgaaccatactaaattttatcttattaattaattattctcattaatttgaatttatattatggttcaaaaaaatgttgaacaattgaatttcaattgattgattatagatcaagacattgaccaaatattgctacaatatatgttaatcggcaaaaacaaaattgatgagaataattaaccataaacatcaagtgatctatattgtatatatatgttgttgggagattatgaatgagaacaaactcgctagacagactaacaatcatttatttgagtcaatttctattagaagatactggagcattgaagagataacaagttattattttgttttgtgtttgggctgcatttgttttattttatttttattttttttgtttgtttattttttatttatttttattttgtacatCTTAGGAAATCTAtataagtcattcataataaagtatatagattttcatgaatcaataaaagtctgttgctaaaatcaatggttttaagaaatccataacagtttatcaactttttaaagaatctgtggacttttcaaaaagtctgtcatttaaaaaaagtctgcacaaatccaaatacaatacacccctcTTAGAGTTAGGCGGCTCTTTAATATGAAACGCAGTCGTTTCATCCCTTTTATAATTTTATGATGTAACCAATTTTTTTCATGATTgaaaaataattgaaattgaaaacatgccgaaattaaaattgacaagtatgtgtatttttttttaaaaatagaagttgattgttATTCAATAACCAACAGTAAATGGCCATAGCTTACAAAGCTAGCTTACACAAAAATTCCGGCAAGAAAATCTGGTAAAACTTATCTAAGCTAAAACAAACTAATTAAAATCATTGGAAATCTCACATTTAAGCAAGTCTATCCAATAATGACAAAACTTCGCCTCCTATGGaaaaaaatcattcaactagccctcacttgccaaacacgcaattgtggtacaaacaagAAACTAGAAATGACATAAAAGACTTATAGAAACTTAATCACACTCGCTATGCCCTTCTCATTGGGCATAGCAATGCGCAAACCCTTCAACGCCACCCATACCT belongs to Rosa chinensis cultivar Old Blush chromosome 4, RchiOBHm-V2, whole genome shotgun sequence and includes:
- the LOC112201150 gene encoding pentatricopeptide repeat-containing protein At5g18475, giving the protein MNLRRVHFSWCRWFASSPSTISSSVSWVSPLQLSKFNAHKPDPPPETTITRTEARRRTKYISHDAAINLIKRERDPQHALEIFNMVSEQKGFNHNNATYATILNKLAQNKKFKAVDAVLYQMKYDTCKYHEGIFLNLMKHFSKSSMHERVLEMFYAIQPVVREKPSLKCISTCLNLLIEANQVDLAQQFLMHLKKSLNLKLNACIVNILVKHHCTNGDLESAFEVVKEMKKSKLSYPNLITYSTLIDGLCQSGRLTEAMDLFEEMISKDQILPDVLTYNILINGFCRGGKVNRARKILDFMKSKGCNPNVFNYSALMNGFCKEERLEETKELLDEMKSFGIKPDTVVYTTLIDCYCRTGRVDEAIELLKEMKERRCKADTVTFNVILGGLCREGRIEDALEMLDKLPYEGIYLNKGSYRIVLNSLCQKGELNKAKELLRLMMGRGFVPHYATSNELLVSLCEAGMADDATMALFGLVELGFKPLPDSWALFVESICRERKLLPAFELLDDLVNEEFD